A stretch of Gemmatimonas aurantiaca T-27 DNA encodes these proteins:
- a CDS encoding glycine--tRNA ligase, translating to MSGYPDVMDKLVSLCKRRGFIFQSSEIYGGTGSVWDYGPLGVELKKNIKDFWWNAMVRSRDDIEGLDAAILMHPRTWEASGHVAGFTDPLVDCKQCKARFRADKMDPKKLEANVCPNCGNKGTLTEPRLFNLMFKTHMGALEESSSIVYLRPETAQGIFVNFLNVQQSMRQKVPFGIAQIGKAFRNEITPGNFIFRTREFEQMEMQFFVEPGTDMEWFEQWKAKRMQWHFDLGLSPDRLKFHQHDAGELAHYARAAFDVTFDFGGTLGDQEIEGIHNRGDFDLSQHQQYSGKKLEYFDQPNNKRYVPYVIETSVGADRVTLATLVNAYREETVEGESEGRVVLGLKHSIAPIKAAIFPLTKKDGQPEMANRIVDDLRSAFAVDYDETGSIGKRYRRQDEVGTPFCVTVDGQSTGDQTVTVRDRDTLAQDRVDVSQLKGYLAAKLVG from the coding sequence ATGTCCGGCTACCCTGATGTGATGGACAAGCTCGTGTCGCTGTGCAAGCGACGTGGCTTCATCTTCCAGTCGTCCGAGATCTACGGCGGTACGGGGTCGGTGTGGGACTACGGTCCGCTCGGCGTGGAGCTCAAGAAGAACATCAAGGACTTCTGGTGGAACGCGATGGTGCGTTCACGCGATGACATCGAAGGCCTCGATGCCGCGATCCTGATGCACCCGCGCACCTGGGAAGCGTCGGGCCACGTGGCCGGCTTCACCGATCCGCTGGTGGACTGCAAGCAGTGCAAGGCGCGCTTCCGGGCCGACAAGATGGACCCGAAGAAGCTCGAGGCGAACGTGTGCCCGAATTGCGGCAACAAGGGCACGCTCACCGAACCGCGTCTGTTCAACCTGATGTTCAAGACACACATGGGCGCGCTCGAAGAGAGCTCGAGCATCGTGTATCTGCGCCCGGAAACGGCGCAGGGCATCTTCGTGAACTTCCTGAACGTGCAGCAGTCGATGCGTCAGAAGGTGCCGTTTGGCATCGCGCAGATCGGCAAGGCGTTCCGCAACGAAATCACGCCGGGCAACTTCATTTTCCGCACGCGTGAGTTCGAGCAGATGGAGATGCAGTTTTTCGTCGAGCCGGGCACGGACATGGAGTGGTTCGAGCAGTGGAAGGCCAAGCGCATGCAGTGGCACTTCGATCTCGGACTTTCGCCGGACCGCCTCAAGTTCCATCAGCACGATGCGGGCGAACTCGCGCACTATGCACGCGCCGCGTTCGATGTGACGTTCGATTTTGGTGGCACGCTGGGTGACCAGGAAATCGAAGGCATCCACAACCGAGGTGACTTCGATCTGTCGCAGCACCAGCAGTATTCGGGCAAGAAGCTCGAGTACTTCGATCAGCCCAATAACAAGCGGTACGTGCCGTACGTCATCGAAACATCGGTGGGTGCCGACCGTGTGACGTTGGCCACGCTGGTGAATGCGTATCGCGAAGAAACGGTGGAAGGCGAAAGCGAAGGTCGTGTGGTGCTGGGGCTCAAGCACAGCATCGCCCCGATCAAGGCGGCCATCTTCCCGCTCACCAAGAAAGACGGTCAGCCGGAAATGGCCAATCGTATCGTGGACGACCTGCGCAGCGCGTTTGCGGTGGACTACGACGAGACTGGTTCCATCGGCAAGCGGTATCGCCGGCAGGACGAAGTGGGCACACCGTTCTGCGTGACGGTGGACGGACAGAGCACGGGTGACCAGACGGTCACGGTGCGTGACCGTGATACCCTGGCGCAGGATCGGGTGGACGTGTCGCAGCTCAAGGGCTACCTGGCAGCCAAGCTGGTCGGCTGA
- a CDS encoding adenylosuccinate synthase, with product MFDSTTRTVVVVGAQWGDEGKGKLVDVLAERADWVVRYQGGANAGHTVHIGDKSFILHQIPSGILHPGVRCAIGNGVVMDPETLFTEIDELIADGVDVEGRLYVSERAHLVMPYHKLVDKASAASKAIGTTGRGIGPAYEDKVARRGVRVLDLRNTERLRELVTAGVERANAQLERSGSDVRASVDETLATLGALAPRLLGLADDVGLCVHRAIKTGAAILLEGAQGSLLDIDHGTYPFVTSSNTTVGGAATGVGISPMALNAALGVVKAYTTRVGNGPLPTELEEPLQSHVRQLGHEFGATTGRPRRCGWFDGVVVRYAARVNGLTGLAITKLDVLDTLDELAVCTGYKIGGEVYTEFPADLSLLEKAEPVYEWFPGWKQSTQDARSLSDLPPAARAYLDRLEALCETPIAFVSVGTRRDQIIGVHAAVA from the coding sequence ATGTTCGATTCGACAACGCGCACCGTCGTGGTGGTGGGAGCGCAGTGGGGCGATGAAGGGAAGGGCAAGCTGGTGGACGTGCTGGCCGAGCGCGCCGATTGGGTGGTGCGCTACCAGGGCGGTGCCAATGCCGGGCATACGGTCCATATCGGGGACAAGTCCTTCATCCTCCATCAGATCCCGAGCGGCATTCTGCACCCCGGGGTGCGTTGTGCGATCGGCAACGGCGTGGTGATGGATCCGGAAACCCTGTTCACGGAAATCGACGAACTGATCGCCGATGGGGTGGACGTGGAAGGCCGCCTGTACGTGAGCGAGCGGGCGCACCTGGTCATGCCCTACCACAAGCTGGTGGACAAGGCCAGCGCGGCCAGCAAGGCCATTGGCACGACCGGCCGCGGCATTGGCCCGGCCTATGAAGACAAGGTGGCGCGTCGCGGCGTGCGCGTGCTGGACCTGCGCAACACCGAACGGCTGCGTGAGCTGGTGACTGCGGGCGTGGAGCGCGCCAACGCGCAGCTCGAGCGGTCGGGCTCGGACGTGCGCGCCTCGGTGGACGAAACCCTGGCCACCCTCGGCGCACTCGCGCCCCGTCTGCTCGGCCTGGCCGACGACGTGGGGCTGTGTGTGCACCGTGCCATCAAGACCGGCGCCGCCATCCTGCTGGAAGGCGCGCAGGGCTCGCTGCTCGATATCGATCATGGCACGTACCCGTTTGTCACGTCGAGCAACACCACGGTGGGCGGCGCAGCCACGGGCGTGGGCATTTCCCCCATGGCACTCAACGCCGCGTTGGGTGTGGTGAAGGCCTACACGACGCGGGTGGGCAATGGCCCGCTGCCCACCGAACTCGAAGAGCCGTTGCAGAGCCATGTCCGGCAGTTGGGTCACGAGTTTGGCGCCACGACCGGACGTCCGCGTCGGTGTGGCTGGTTCGACGGGGTGGTCGTGCGCTATGCCGCGCGCGTGAACGGTCTGACCGGTCTCGCCATCACCAAGCTCGACGTGCTCGATACGCTCGACGAGCTCGCCGTGTGCACCGGCTACAAGATCGGTGGTGAGGTCTACACCGAATTCCCCGCCGATCTGTCGCTGCTGGAGAAGGCGGAGCCCGTGTACGAGTGGTTCCCGGGGTGGAAGCAGTCCACCCAGGATGCCCGTTCGTTGTCCGACCTGCCCCCGGCGGCGCGCGCCTATCTCGACCGGCTCGAAGCACTGTGCGAAACGCCGATCGCGTTTGTCAGCGTGGGCACGCGTCGCGATCAGATCATCGGCGTGCACGCCGCTGTGGCCTGA
- a CDS encoding HDOD domain-containing protein, producing MALGWLSRLLKQEPPLVVASPSATPPASVERSSSAESAPGDANAPQQAESGAPVRFLDANDMAPAAPPATPVDLLIARLREHPDVATSPDAVAILDLLSGDPDTIIRQLPAAARASLSLCDDASLSRWQFAEKLSSDPALVQAVLRTANSAAFGVGKEPVIGIEPALDRIGIGGARAIIFANAVDGALSRPGGEFNSMASDVWNHMVRSAPIARALAPLFDTDPDEAFSIALLHDVGKLVIFDRISVLRANKRRDVQLRPGFVRDLLNALHEPLGASALQAWGMGPRSARAIGAHHCRTSDGEPNPLAEVVFVAELSDHAARRNVPLDLQRVWFDAHITVDLPRMVPILHSFSVPFVY from the coding sequence ATGGCTCTCGGCTGGCTGAGTCGCCTCCTGAAGCAGGAGCCGCCCCTCGTGGTCGCCTCTCCCAGTGCAACACCACCGGCGAGCGTGGAGCGCAGTTCCTCTGCTGAATCGGCCCCGGGAGATGCCAATGCGCCGCAGCAGGCCGAATCTGGTGCGCCCGTGCGGTTCCTCGACGCCAACGACATGGCGCCAGCCGCTCCGCCGGCGACTCCGGTCGACCTGCTGATCGCCCGCCTCCGTGAGCACCCGGACGTGGCCACCTCACCCGATGCGGTGGCGATCCTCGACCTGCTATCGGGCGATCCCGACACCATCATCCGCCAATTGCCGGCAGCGGCACGCGCCAGCCTGTCGCTCTGCGACGATGCATCGCTCTCACGATGGCAGTTCGCGGAAAAACTGTCCTCGGACCCTGCGCTGGTGCAGGCCGTGCTGCGCACCGCCAACAGTGCGGCATTCGGGGTGGGCAAAGAACCCGTGATCGGTATCGAGCCGGCGCTGGATCGCATCGGGATCGGTGGTGCACGCGCCATCATCTTCGCCAACGCCGTCGACGGCGCGCTCAGTCGGCCGGGCGGTGAGTTCAACAGCATGGCGTCGGATGTGTGGAACCACATGGTGCGCAGCGCTCCCATCGCCCGCGCACTGGCTCCACTGTTCGACACCGACCCCGACGAGGCGTTCTCCATCGCGCTGCTGCACGACGTCGGCAAGCTGGTGATCTTCGACCGCATCTCGGTGTTGCGTGCCAACAAACGCCGCGATGTGCAACTCCGCCCGGGCTTCGTGCGTGACCTGCTCAATGCCCTGCATGAACCGCTCGGCGCCAGCGCGTTGCAGGCCTGGGGCATGGGACCGCGTTCGGCGCGCGCCATCGGGGCCCATCATTGCCGGACCAGCGATGGTGAACCCAATCCGTTGGCCGAGGTGGTGTTTGTCGCGGAATTGAGCGATCACGCTGCGCGCCGGAACGTGCCGCTCGATCTGCAGCGTGTCTGGTTCGATGCGCACATCACGGTGGATCTCCCACGGATGGTGCCGATTCTGCACAGCTTCTCGGTGCCGTTCGTCTACTGA
- a CDS encoding inositol monophosphatase family protein, translating to MNHPDRLRWRDAAVQAAAVAAEFIAQESRTRGAITWQSKSATDFVSHVDIGAEERIRAVLLSQIPDIRIVGEELGADGDTESGLVAIVDPLDGTTNFLHGSPNYGVSICIALDGVPQAAVVHDIARTSGASSTVGTVFTATAGDGAFANGVPMRVSTIAEPPRALIGTGFPFKDVTRAEEYLGMMRRLMPEVSGMRRAGSAALDLSDVAMGRFDGFWELWLNAWDLAAGVLLIREAGGRVTDLEGHEARLVGGTVVASNGVLHDWFLDILNDRSPR from the coding sequence GTGAACCATCCCGATCGTCTTCGGTGGCGTGACGCCGCCGTGCAGGCCGCGGCCGTTGCCGCCGAGTTCATTGCGCAGGAATCCCGTACGCGGGGCGCCATCACCTGGCAGTCGAAGAGCGCCACCGACTTCGTGAGCCATGTGGACATCGGCGCCGAGGAACGCATCCGCGCCGTCTTGCTCAGTCAGATTCCGGACATTCGCATTGTCGGCGAGGAACTGGGCGCCGATGGTGATACCGAATCAGGGCTCGTGGCCATTGTCGATCCACTCGACGGCACCACGAACTTCCTGCACGGATCGCCGAACTACGGCGTGAGCATCTGCATCGCCCTCGATGGCGTTCCCCAGGCAGCCGTCGTGCACGATATCGCGCGCACCTCCGGCGCCTCGTCCACCGTCGGGACGGTGTTCACCGCCACGGCGGGCGACGGTGCGTTTGCCAACGGCGTGCCCATGCGCGTGTCCACGATTGCGGAACCACCCCGCGCCCTCATTGGCACAGGTTTCCCGTTCAAGGACGTCACGCGGGCCGAGGAGTACCTCGGCATGATGCGCCGATTGATGCCGGAGGTATCGGGGATGCGTCGCGCCGGTTCAGCGGCGCTCGATCTGTCCGATGTGGCCATGGGCCGCTTCGACGGCTTCTGGGAACTCTGGCTCAATGCCTGGGACCTGGCGGCGGGTGTCCTGCTCATTCGCGAAGCCGGCGGCCGGGTCACCGATCTCGAGGGCCATGAGGCTCGGCTCGTCGGTGGCACCGTGGTGGCGTCCAACGGCGTGCTGCACGACTGGTTTCTCGACATCCTCAACGACCGTTCGCCACGCTGA
- the trpS gene encoding tryptophan--tRNA ligase, with translation MARIFSGIQPSGELHIGNYLGAVKNWVRLQDTHPGAIYCVVDYHAITGTYDTAVLRARRWGMAKSLLAAGVDPSKAALFMQSDVPAHTELSWLFTTLTPLGDLERQTQFKDKSSKMESIPAGLLMYPVLQAADILLYRADSVPVGEDQVQHLELARDTARKWNAKFDQPYFPEPKPLLTPTRRIMGLDGQAKMSKSLGNTIALHETDEEIWAKIRPAVTDPQRVRKSDPGRPEVCNIFQLHKAFSSDETQTHVAQQCSTAGWGCMDCKKVLLEGMVLELTPIRRRSEELDAEPARVLDALADGAATARAIAGETMREVRGYMGLDVLAGPPAAVASA, from the coding sequence ATGGCACGCATCTTCAGTGGCATCCAGCCGTCGGGCGAGTTGCACATCGGCAACTACCTTGGCGCCGTCAAGAATTGGGTTCGTCTGCAGGACACCCATCCTGGCGCGATCTATTGCGTGGTGGACTACCACGCCATCACGGGCACCTACGACACGGCAGTGTTGCGTGCCCGCCGGTGGGGCATGGCCAAGTCCCTGCTGGCGGCCGGTGTGGACCCGTCCAAGGCGGCGCTGTTCATGCAGAGTGATGTGCCCGCGCACACGGAGCTGTCGTGGCTGTTCACGACGCTGACGCCGCTGGGTGACCTGGAGCGCCAGACGCAGTTCAAGGACAAGTCGTCGAAGATGGAGAGCATCCCGGCCGGCCTGCTCATGTATCCGGTGCTGCAGGCGGCGGATATTCTGCTGTATCGGGCCGACAGCGTGCCGGTTGGTGAAGATCAGGTGCAGCATCTGGAGCTGGCCCGTGACACCGCCCGCAAGTGGAACGCGAAGTTCGACCAGCCGTACTTCCCCGAGCCCAAGCCGCTGCTGACGCCCACGCGTCGCATCATGGGCCTCGATGGGCAGGCGAAGATGTCGAAGTCGCTGGGCAACACCATCGCGCTGCACGAGACGGATGAGGAGATCTGGGCGAAGATCCGCCCGGCAGTCACCGATCCGCAGCGTGTGCGCAAGAGTGATCCGGGTCGCCCCGAAGTGTGCAACATCTTTCAGTTGCACAAGGCGTTCTCCAGTGACGAAACGCAGACCCACGTGGCGCAGCAGTGCAGCACAGCCGGCTGGGGGTGCATGGACTGCAAGAAGGTGCTGCTCGAAGGCATGGTGCTCGAGCTGACGCCGATCCGTCGCCGTTCTGAGGAACTCGATGCGGAGCCGGCGCGCGTGTTGGACGCGCTGGCCGACGGTGCCGCGACCGCGCGGGCCATTGCCGGCGAAACGATGCGGGAAGTCCGTGGCTACATGGGACTGGATGTCCTGGCTGGACCACCAGCCGCCGTGGCGTCGGCGTGA
- a CDS encoding D-2-hydroxyacid dehydrogenase: MRRLVVDMQSSAPHMRLPAWAADEITANTPDGWEVAHIATQSRSLGNGTNEPSAETLAAIPAAEAYFGYGLTPPLLAAAPGLRWAHSASAGIGESITPELRESRVVFTNGAGIYAEPMADTVLGGVLHFVRGLDLAVRLQAASIWDRHPFVDNNGGIRELSEYRVLVIGAGGIGSAVAQRLQALGCTCIGVRRRPALGIPAGFTRVVGPDALEEVLPLGDITVVAAPLTDGTRSLLDGGRMALLPAGAIVVNVARGPLVDDAALLEGLESGRLRGAVLDVFSTEPLPADSPWWQHPRVLVTPHVSGVSPRRTWQRGIALFMDNWRRWSAGERLHNVVDLDAGY, encoded by the coding sequence ATGCGCCGTCTCGTGGTGGACATGCAGAGCAGTGCGCCGCACATGCGCCTGCCCGCCTGGGCCGCGGACGAGATCACGGCGAATACGCCAGACGGCTGGGAAGTGGCGCATATCGCGACCCAGTCACGCAGTCTCGGCAATGGCACGAACGAACCGAGCGCCGAAACACTGGCCGCCATCCCGGCGGCGGAGGCGTATTTCGGCTACGGACTGACGCCGCCATTGCTGGCCGCGGCGCCAGGGCTGCGGTGGGCGCACAGCGCATCGGCCGGTATCGGTGAGAGCATCACCCCCGAGCTGCGTGAAAGCCGGGTGGTGTTTACCAACGGGGCCGGTATCTACGCCGAGCCCATGGCCGATACCGTGCTTGGCGGCGTCCTGCATTTTGTGCGCGGACTCGACCTCGCCGTGCGTCTGCAGGCGGCGTCGATCTGGGACCGGCATCCCTTCGTGGACAACAACGGCGGTATCCGGGAGCTTTCCGAATACCGTGTGCTGGTGATCGGCGCCGGCGGCATCGGCAGCGCCGTGGCCCAGCGTCTGCAGGCCCTGGGCTGTACGTGCATCGGTGTGCGACGTCGCCCGGCGCTGGGCATACCGGCCGGATTCACCCGGGTTGTGGGACCGGACGCACTGGAGGAGGTGCTGCCGCTCGGAGACATCACGGTGGTCGCGGCACCCCTGACCGACGGGACCCGATCCCTGCTGGATGGCGGGCGAATGGCGTTGCTCCCTGCCGGGGCAATCGTCGTGAACGTAGCACGTGGACCCCTGGTCGACGACGCGGCGTTGCTGGAGGGATTGGAAAGCGGGCGGTTGCGTGGTGCGGTGCTGGACGTGTTCAGCACAGAGCCACTGCCGGCCGACAGTCCCTGGTGGCAGCACCCGCGTGTTCTGGTCACGCCTCACGTGTCGGGTGTATCTCCGCGGCGGACGTGGCAGCGGGGCATCGCGTTGTTCATGGACAATTGGCGGCGTTGGAGTGCGGGGGAACGCCTGCACAACGTCGTGGACCTCGACGCCGGATACTGA
- a CDS encoding dihydrodipicolinate synthase family protein — translation MSSLTVAHLGGLMVPAVSTFTASGEIDGSAFQRNLDAHLSFGMDGVLVGGSSGESSLLDDEDRRTLLRLARERVPADKWLLAGIGSESTRQTMSRAHDAKAAGADAVLVISPHYFLKRMTEAALLTHFRAVADASPLPVLLYNMPAYAHLVLSPAFVQEMAQHPNVIGMKDSAGNLPVLAQYLEAQSDSFRVLTGSGGTVVPALEAGVSGAILAIGLYAGAAVRRMVDLYRAGDREAAAALQQTLVPIAADIGGALGPAGIKAAMTLVGLDGTVPRGPLLPVSDEERAIVRARLTTAGLL, via the coding sequence ATGTCTTCCCTGACCGTTGCCCATCTGGGTGGGCTCATGGTGCCCGCCGTGTCGACCTTCACCGCCAGCGGTGAAATCGACGGTTCCGCGTTTCAGCGCAATCTCGACGCACACCTGTCGTTCGGCATGGATGGTGTGCTGGTCGGTGGATCGAGCGGCGAGTCTTCGCTGCTCGATGACGAAGACCGCCGCACGCTGTTGCGTCTGGCCCGTGAGCGTGTGCCCGCGGACAAGTGGCTACTCGCCGGCATCGGCAGTGAGAGCACCCGGCAGACAATGTCCCGGGCGCACGATGCGAAGGCGGCCGGTGCCGACGCGGTGTTGGTCATCTCGCCGCATTACTTCCTCAAGCGCATGACGGAAGCGGCGTTGCTCACCCACTTTCGCGCCGTGGCCGATGCCAGTCCGTTGCCGGTGCTGTTGTACAACATGCCGGCCTATGCACACCTCGTGCTGAGCCCTGCGTTCGTGCAGGAGATGGCGCAACATCCGAATGTCATCGGCATGAAGGACAGTGCCGGCAACCTGCCGGTGCTGGCGCAGTATCTCGAAGCGCAGAGCGACTCCTTCCGTGTGCTCACCGGTAGTGGGGGCACGGTGGTGCCGGCGCTCGAAGCTGGCGTGTCGGGCGCAATTCTGGCCATCGGGCTGTACGCCGGTGCTGCTGTGCGTCGCATGGTGGATCTGTACCGTGCTGGCGACCGTGAGGCGGCCGCGGCGCTGCAGCAGACCCTGGTGCCGATCGCCGCCGACATCGGTGGGGCGTTGGGCCCGGCTGGGATCAAGGCGGCCATGACACTGGTTGGTCTCGATGGCACGGTGCCGCGTGGGCCGCTACTGCCGGTGTCCGATGAAGAACGGGCCATTGTGCGTGCGCGTCTCACCACCGCGGGCCTGCTCTGA
- a CDS encoding type IV pilus twitching motility protein PilT yields MAIERIIKAAVDRGASDVHIKAGDVVRARIDGRLVVLTKQALTAEQTRAIALHLMVNDTDRANIDTLKDHDCSWATPGVGRFRVNIMRQRSAHSIVMRVIPEQVPTVSSLHLPSVLTRIAHTERGMVLVTGVTGSGKSSSMAALVHEINASYEKHILTLENPIEFIHADLRSSVTQREVGIDTDTFRMGLRAALRQDPDVILIGEMRDAETIDTAMKAAETGHLLISTLHTPDAQSTILRIVAMFPPEEQLVVRTRLAESLHAVVSQRLLPRKNGQGRVVAAEVMIVTSTIRDLIAEGNIAEIRDYIADGAQYGMQTFDQHLAELVTTDEIEFEVAKAAATNPADFELGFRMGKNGQAMAGSALPRTGNHNAVMPAGHGTIPGGIAAQSGAGMGLGLGMNPLGTGNTLPPLATSPAGHGVVSSPNPLAGDASVFGSGFESLFGS; encoded by the coding sequence GTGGCAATCGAACGGATCATCAAGGCGGCAGTCGATCGCGGGGCTTCCGATGTGCACATCAAGGCCGGCGATGTGGTACGCGCGCGGATCGATGGGCGCCTGGTCGTGCTCACCAAGCAGGCCCTGACGGCAGAACAGACGCGCGCGATTGCGCTGCACCTGATGGTGAATGACACCGATCGGGCGAACATCGACACGCTGAAGGATCACGACTGCTCCTGGGCCACTCCAGGCGTGGGTCGCTTTCGTGTGAACATCATGCGTCAGCGTTCGGCGCATTCGATCGTGATGCGTGTGATTCCGGAGCAGGTGCCCACGGTTTCGTCGCTGCACCTGCCGTCCGTCTTGACGCGTATCGCGCACACCGAGCGTGGCATGGTGCTGGTGACCGGCGTGACCGGCTCCGGCAAGTCGAGTTCCATGGCGGCGCTGGTGCACGAAATCAATGCGTCGTACGAAAAACACATTCTGACGCTGGAAAATCCGATCGAATTCATTCACGCCGACCTGCGCAGTTCAGTGACGCAGCGTGAAGTGGGTATCGATACGGACACGTTCCGCATGGGACTGCGCGCTGCGCTGCGTCAGGACCCTGATGTGATCCTGATCGGTGAAATGCGCGACGCCGAGACGATCGACACGGCCATGAAGGCGGCGGAGACAGGCCACTTGCTCATCTCCACGCTGCACACGCCGGATGCACAGAGCACGATCCTGCGCATCGTGGCGATGTTCCCGCCGGAAGAGCAACTGGTGGTGCGCACGCGTCTGGCCGAATCGCTGCATGCTGTGGTGTCGCAGCGTTTGTTGCCGCGGAAGAACGGGCAGGGGCGTGTCGTGGCGGCCGAGGTGATGATCGTGACGAGCACCATCCGCGATCTGATCGCTGAAGGCAACATCGCCGAGATCCGGGACTACATCGCCGATGGCGCGCAGTATGGAATGCAGACCTTTGATCAGCATCTTGCCGAGCTGGTGACGACGGACGAGATCGAATTCGAAGTGGCGAAGGCGGCGGCGACGAATCCCGCCGATTTCGAGCTGGGCTTCCGTATGGGTAAGAACGGCCAGGCGATGGCCGGCAGTGCCTTGCCGCGCACCGGCAACCACAACGCCGTCATGCCGGCGGGCCATGGAACGATTCCTGGTGGGATTGCCGCGCAGTCCGGTGCCGGGATGGGGTTGGGGTTGGGGATGAACCCGTTGGGAACCGGCAACACACTTCCGCCGTTGGCGACCAGTCCCGCGGGCCATGGCGTGGTCTCGAGTCCGAATCCGCTGGCTGGTGATGCGTCGGTGTTCGGGAGTGGATTCGAGAGCTTGTTCGGAAGCTGA
- a CDS encoding DUF456 domain-containing protein yields MIAMTLLFLTLLLGLALVPLGLPGLWVMLGATLVYWIVVPAGSIGGITFGVLAALVVVAEVLEFTISGRYARKYGGSRRAGWGAIVGGIVGAVIGVPLPIIGSMVGAFAGAFAGALVAELTVARETRGEPIRVATGALIGRVVAAATKVAFGMAMVVWVMGAVLVGRLSGNG; encoded by the coding sequence ATGATCGCGATGACGCTGCTTTTCCTGACGTTGTTGCTGGGGCTCGCGCTGGTGCCGCTGGGGCTGCCCGGACTGTGGGTCATGCTCGGGGCCACGCTGGTGTACTGGATTGTCGTGCCGGCGGGCAGCATTGGTGGCATCACCTTCGGCGTGTTGGCGGCGCTGGTGGTGGTGGCCGAAGTCCTCGAATTCACGATTTCGGGGCGCTACGCCCGCAAATACGGCGGTTCCCGGCGTGCCGGCTGGGGTGCCATCGTGGGCGGCATCGTGGGGGCGGTGATTGGTGTGCCGCTGCCCATCATTGGCTCCATGGTGGGGGCCTTTGCGGGGGCGTTTGCCGGCGCGCTGGTCGCGGAGCTGACGGTGGCGCGTGAAACCCGGGGCGAGCCGATCCGGGTCGCCACGGGGGCTTTGATCGGCCGCGTGGTGGCGGCGGCCACCAAGGTGGCCTTCGGCATGGCCATGGTGGTCTGGGTGATGGGGGCAGTGCTGGTGGGCCGTCTTTCCGGCAACGGATAA
- a CDS encoding YpdA family putative bacillithiol disulfide reductase: MSRVETVTGTQTPALPDVVDVVVVGAGPCGLAAAIAARRAGMSAVVFDRGCIVNGLSSYPTYMTFFSTAERLSIGGVPFIVATEKPTRRDALAYYRGVADLYDIDVRQFETVEALRAVRVDPKPGQAEPKRGARWLVRSQTRGGGVHETAAHAVVIATGYFGRPNRLGVPGESLPHVRHGYVEGHSAWREPVVVVGGANSAVDAALDMYRAGAKVTIVHNGEALGANVKPWVRPDIEARIREGAIAARFQTRVVAIETDTVVVEGPEGTSRIPATQVYTMTGFLPEIGLLEQIGVPIEGETGIPRHDPLTMATPAAGIYLAGVIASGNEANRIFIENGRDHGDAIVAHVLR; encoded by the coding sequence ATGAGCCGGGTGGAAACGGTGACGGGCACGCAGACGCCTGCCTTGCCGGACGTGGTGGATGTGGTGGTGGTCGGCGCTGGTCCGTGCGGACTGGCGGCGGCCATCGCGGCCCGCCGTGCCGGCATGTCGGCCGTGGTGTTCGATCGCGGCTGCATTGTGAACGGTCTGTCGAGCTACCCGACCTACATGACGTTCTTCTCCACCGCCGAGCGGTTGTCGATCGGTGGAGTACCGTTCATCGTGGCGACGGAAAAACCGACCCGCCGCGACGCGCTGGCGTACTACCGCGGCGTGGCGGATCTGTACGACATCGATGTGCGTCAGTTCGAAACGGTGGAAGCCCTGCGGGCGGTGCGCGTGGATCCCAAGCCCGGTCAGGCCGAGCCCAAGCGCGGGGCCCGCTGGTTGGTGCGTTCACAGACACGTGGGGGGGGAGTCCACGAGACTGCAGCCCATGCGGTGGTGATCGCCACGGGCTACTTCGGTCGCCCGAACCGACTTGGTGTGCCCGGTGAATCGCTGCCGCATGTGCGGCACGGCTATGTGGAGGGCCATTCGGCGTGGCGCGAGCCGGTCGTGGTGGTGGGCGGCGCGAATTCGGCGGTGGACGCGGCGCTCGACATGTACCGGGCCGGCGCCAAGGTCACCATTGTGCACAACGGGGAAGCGCTCGGGGCCAACGTGAAGCCCTGGGTGCGTCCTGATATCGAGGCGCGCATCCGGGAAGGCGCGATCGCGGCGCGTTTCCAGACGCGGGTGGTCGCCATCGAAACCGACACCGTGGTGGTGGAAGGGCCGGAGGGCACGTCACGGATTCCGGCCACGCAGGTGTACACCATGACCGGCTTCCTGCCCGAGATCGGGTTGCTGGAGCAGATCGGTGTGCCCATCGAGGGGGAGACGGGGATTCCCCGCCACGACCCATTGACGATGGCGACGCCCGCGGCGGGTATCTACCTTGCGGGAGTGATCGCTTCGGGCAACGAAGCGAATCGCATTTTCATCGAGAACGGGCGCGATCACGGCGACGCGATCGTAGCCCACGTGCTGCGCTGA